In Deltaproteobacteria bacterium, the following are encoded in one genomic region:
- the leuB gene encoding 3-isopropylmalate dehydrogenase: protein MSRILILPGDGIGPEVTAEAAAVLRAVAPDVETEQALIGGCAIDAEGAPLSDATVARAKACGLVLLGAVGGPKWDALAPALRPERGLLRIRKELGLYANLRPAAVLPALADASPLKRACVDGVDLVVVRELTGGIYYGEPRGRADIGGVRRALNTEVYDEHEVARIARVAFRTARGRKKLVTNIHKANVLEVCAFWNEIVEEVAREFPDVALEHQLVDSAAMVLLRDAPRFDVLLCPNMFGDILSDEAAMITGSLGMLPSASLGDEGRGLFEPIHGSAPDIAGQDKANPLAAILSVAMLLEHGLARAEAAASVRRAVEVVLDKGYRTGDLGAGPGHTLVGTREMGRQVREALR from the coding sequence TTGAGCCGGATTCTGATTCTGCCGGGCGATGGCATCGGCCCCGAGGTCACGGCCGAGGCGGCTGCGGTGCTGCGTGCGGTCGCCCCCGACGTCGAGACGGAGCAGGCGCTGATCGGCGGCTGCGCGATCGATGCCGAGGGCGCGCCGCTCTCCGATGCGACCGTGGCGCGCGCGAAGGCGTGCGGACTGGTCTTGCTCGGCGCGGTCGGGGGGCCGAAGTGGGACGCGCTCGCGCCGGCGCTTCGTCCCGAACGCGGGCTGCTGCGCATCCGCAAGGAGCTCGGTCTCTACGCGAATCTGCGCCCCGCCGCGGTTCTGCCGGCGCTCGCCGACGCCAGCCCGCTGAAGCGCGCTTGCGTGGACGGCGTCGATCTCGTGGTCGTGCGCGAGCTGACCGGCGGGATCTACTACGGCGAGCCGCGTGGCCGCGCCGACATTGGTGGAGTGCGGCGCGCGCTGAACACGGAGGTCTACGACGAGCACGAGGTCGCGCGGATCGCGCGGGTCGCGTTCCGCACCGCGCGCGGGCGCAAGAAACTCGTGACGAACATCCACAAGGCCAACGTGCTCGAGGTCTGCGCGTTCTGGAACGAGATCGTCGAGGAGGTCGCGCGCGAGTTCCCGGACGTCGCACTCGAGCACCAGCTCGTCGATTCCGCGGCGATGGTGCTGCTCCGCGACGCACCGCGCTTCGACGTCCTGCTCTGCCCGAACATGTTCGGCGACATCCTGTCCGACGAGGCGGCGATGATCACCGGATCCCTGGGCATGCTTCCCTCGGCCAGCCTCGGCGACGAGGGCCGCGGACTCTTCGAGCCGATCCACGGCAGCGCGCCCGACATCGCCGGACAGGACAAGGCGAACCCGCTCGCCGCGATCCTCTCCGTCGCCATGCTGCTCGAGCACGGGCTCGCGCGAGCTGAAGCGGCCGCGAGCGTGCGGCGGGCGGTCGAGGTCGTGCTCGACAAGGGCTACCGCACCGGCGATCTCGGCGCGGGACCTGGCCACACGCTGGTCGGCACGCGCGAGATGGGCCGGCAGGTCCGCGAGGCGCTGCGCTGA
- the truA gene encoding tRNA pseudouridine(38-40) synthase TruA, giving the protein MRRLRLVLEYEGTDFAGFQVQPGRRSVQGVVEQALREITGESRRIVPAGRTDAGVHARAQVAHVDSESRLSADELVRALNARLPADVAVTDLAIAAPDFHARKSATGKLYAYRILNRADPSALRARYSWHVRGALDVASMQRAAIQLVGSHDFSAFRTAPGGPPEHERPRRTLYRVEVLRTDDDEVRLEILGRSFLRQMVRNLVGTLVEIGQGRRPAAELAAILASCDRSRAAQAAPAHGLCLERVLYDEDPA; this is encoded by the coding sequence GTGCGGCGACTTCGCCTGGTCCTCGAGTACGAGGGCACCGACTTCGCGGGCTTCCAGGTCCAGCCGGGAAGGCGGAGCGTGCAGGGCGTGGTCGAGCAGGCGCTGCGGGAGATCACCGGCGAGTCGCGGCGGATCGTGCCCGCGGGGCGTACCGACGCGGGCGTCCACGCGCGAGCGCAGGTCGCGCACGTGGACAGCGAGTCGCGTCTGTCCGCCGACGAGCTCGTGCGCGCCCTGAACGCGCGTCTGCCGGCGGACGTCGCCGTGACCGATCTCGCGATCGCTGCCCCCGATTTCCACGCGCGGAAATCCGCGACCGGCAAGCTCTACGCCTACCGGATCCTGAACCGGGCCGACCCGAGCGCGCTTCGCGCCCGCTACAGCTGGCACGTACGCGGCGCTCTCGACGTCGCGAGCATGCAGCGAGCCGCGATCCAGCTGGTCGGGAGCCACGATTTCAGCGCCTTCCGCACCGCGCCGGGCGGCCCGCCCGAGCACGAACGGCCGCGCCGGACCCTCTACCGGGTCGAGGTGCTGCGAACGGACGACGACGAGGTCCGGCTCGAGATCCTGGGCCGGAGCTTCCTGCGCCAGATGGTCCGGAACCTGGTCGGGACGCTGGTCGAGATCGGGCAGGGCAGGCGTCCCGCCGCGGAGCTCGCGGCGATCCTGGCCTCGTGCGACCGCAGCCGCGCCGCCCAGGCGGCCCCGGCCCACGGCCTGTGCCTGGAGCGCGTGCTCTACGACGAGGATCCGGCTTGA
- the rplM gene encoding 50S ribosomal protein L13, with amino-acid sequence MAAREPEGNSLPNPKNPTRSIGEAEVVRRWYVADAADQVLGRFASHLATILRGKHKPTYTPHVDGGDFVVVVNAKDVRVTGRKLEKKEYVRHSGYAGGLRTTTVGRMLETHPDRVLRAAVKGMLPKGPLGRRMISKLKIYPGATHPHAAQSPQPLEIRR; translated from the coding sequence ATGGCCGCTCGCGAGCCCGAGGGGAACTCCTTGCCCAATCCCAAGAATCCGACCCGAAGCATCGGCGAGGCCGAGGTCGTGCGGCGCTGGTACGTCGCCGACGCGGCCGATCAGGTGCTCGGACGCTTTGCCTCCCACCTGGCCACGATCCTGCGCGGCAAGCACAAGCCGACCTACACGCCGCACGTCGATGGCGGTGACTTCGTCGTGGTGGTGAACGCCAAGGACGTGCGGGTCACCGGCCGCAAGCTCGAGAAGAAGGAGTACGTGCGGCACTCCGGCTACGCCGGCGGGCTGCGCACGACGACCGTCGGGCGGATGCTGGAAACCCATCCCGACCGCGTCCTGCGCGCGGCCGTGAAGGGCATGCTGCCGAAGGGGCCGCTCGGCCGGCGCATGATCTCCAAGCTCAAGATCTACCCCGGCGCGACGCACCCTCACGCCGCGCAATCCCCGCAGCCCCTGGAGATCCGCCGATGA